A part of Arthrobacter dokdonellae genomic DNA contains:
- a CDS encoding DUF3159 domain-containing protein, producing MPRTTPDDDGTAAPATPALPGADDPRSAGAAATDARAGLEQALAARSALVRKDSGEIDLLAAAGGIRGIAESVLPGLVFLTVFTLTGNLTWSLGGSVAVAAAFLVARLAQRTPLTMALAGIAGVALSAFLALKTGKAENYYAVGFFTNAGYIAAMVVSIAVRWPVLGLLFGYARNEGVQWRKKPARLRAYRAATWIIVGVMAARLAVQLPLYYAGAVDALGAMRLLMGVPLYAFGLWTAWLVSRPVKAG from the coding sequence TTGCCAAGGACCACACCCGACGACGACGGCACAGCCGCACCGGCCACGCCCGCCCTCCCCGGCGCGGACGATCCCCGGTCCGCAGGCGCCGCGGCAACCGATGCCCGCGCCGGCCTGGAACAGGCCCTGGCCGCACGGTCCGCGCTGGTGCGCAAGGACAGCGGCGAAATCGACCTGCTGGCCGCCGCCGGCGGCATCCGCGGCATCGCCGAAAGCGTGCTGCCGGGGCTCGTGTTCCTGACGGTCTTCACACTCACCGGCAACCTGACCTGGTCGCTGGGCGGTTCCGTTGCCGTGGCGGCCGCCTTCCTGGTGGCGCGGCTGGCGCAGCGCACACCGCTGACCATGGCACTGGCGGGGATCGCGGGGGTGGCGCTGTCCGCCTTCCTCGCGCTGAAGACGGGGAAGGCGGAGAACTACTATGCCGTCGGGTTCTTCACCAACGCCGGCTACATTGCGGCCATGGTGGTTTCCATTGCCGTCCGCTGGCCCGTGCTGGGCCTGTTGTTTGGCTACGCCCGCAACGAGGGCGTGCAGTGGCGCAAGAAGCCCGCGCGCCTGCGCGCCTACCGGGCTGCCACCTGGATCATCGTCGGCGTGATGGCGGCGCGGCTCGCCGTCCAGCTGCCGTTGTATTACGCGGGGGCCGTCGACGCCCTCGGCGCCATGCGCCTGCTCATGGGCGTGCCGCTGTACGCCTTCGGCCTCTGGACCGCGTGGCTGGTGAGCCGGCCGGTGAAGGCCGGCTGA